The Candidatus Hydrogenedentota bacterium genome contains the following window.
TTGATGCCGATTAGCGTCGGCGTCGCCGGGCGCCACGCCTTCCACGCCCCATCCTCCTCATACACCTCCACGACCGCGCTCCGCGGTTGAATCGCCTGCGTCGCCGCATCCGGGAACGTCGTCACCAGATCCTGATTCGCCTTGTGCGCCGCATGGCAAAACGAATCGTACTCCACAAGTTCCCCATCCTCCAGGACCAGGTCCGTGAATCCGTACGAAATAATGAACGTCGAAAGCGGGCCGTTCGGCGTTTCTCCCTCATACGCCACGACATCGTAGTGCGCATAATGCCCCGCCATCGCCTCCATCGCCGCCTCCCGGCTCGCCGGGCGCACCCAGTCGGGATCGTTTTCCGGCGCCGCGTACAACAGGCTGTCCGGCCACGGCTTCGGATTCGAGCAGCTGGCGAACATCGTTGCAATCACGAAAGCGGAAGAGAGCGTCAGCGTCGAGGTCAAAAACTTCACAACTACCATATCCCGAACCGGTAAAGGCCCATTTCGCCGCCCCCGATCCCAAGTATAGCGATCCCGGTTGAACGAATACAGCGGCCAAACCAGAGCGACTTGCTGAATAAAGGCTACGTCCAACTATGGAGCGCCGGCGGCCCGCCGGCATATTGCGCCGCCAGCGCACCATGCACGCCGACTCCATTCGTAAAAACACAAAGCACTTTAGCGGAATGAAGTTAGCTCAATTTCTCGACGACACAAATCCGCGCCGCAACGGTGGTGCGGACCAATGGGAGCGCGGGCGGCCCGCCCGCACCGCGCCGCAGGCGCGAATCTGATAAGCGGCGGTAATCCGGGTACAATCATCTCCTTGACCAAACGTGCAGGTACTGCCAACAAAAAATGCACCTTCGGCGCATTGCAGGCGGGGACGCCTGCGCTCCCAGCCTTCCGCACTCTCGTCGTAATATCGCGGCATGACAAGAAAGATCGGGCTCTACTTCGTACGGCTGAAGTGTTACAAAAACACATACTGTTCCGCACTTCAGACCGCCAGCGTGTTACGCGACATCCGAATTCGTCCAGCACGGTACGCCTCCAAGACGCATGCTCGGCTCGTCGCGCGAATGCATGGGCGGCACGTTATTCCCGCAAACCGCCGCCGCCCCGGCGGCTACGCGCGCGTGAACGAGGTTACCGGATGGCGCCCTCGGCGACCGGCTCCAGGCGCTTCCACGAAAAAGGCCGCGTGAATCAGCGCGTCTTCATAAACAAGCGCCGAACCGCAGACTTCTTCCCGTTCGTACCGCAGATCCACCCCATGCCCCACAGACGGAAAGGTGGATTCCTCGAGCGAAGGCAGCCCGTCCAGGAAGGCCCGCGCGACGGCTTCCCCGGCTTCGGCCTCCTGGTCCAGCCGTTCACCCAGGAGATCGATCAGGTAGCTCTTGAGAAGCTTGGCATGGGCCTGCCGATACGCGCCCGGGTTGGGCAGTAGCTCCGCGCCGACAGCTTTCCCCTCGACCAGCACGACAAAGCCGGTCTGCTCTGGCTGGTGCGGAAAGCGGGTAAGCCACTCGTCGAGCTCTGGCGCCCGCCGCATATAGCCATCCCGCATGGCGCTCGACCGCGACCGGGAACCGAGCCGCTCCCCCAGCCGGTCAACTTCATCCCACACGCCCATCTGGTCGGAGCGGTGGCCTCGCGAAGACCGAAGCGATTCCGAAACCGATCGGCTCTTTCGGCTTCGGGCAACCCGTGACATCACGATCTCAGAGTCCTCGAAAACGGGGGAAACGTAGTTCCAGCGCCCTCGCTCCGTGCAGCTGACCGGGATGATGGTATTGCTTCGCTTTCGCAGCAGGACCGTCGTGTTGACGACCCGGTTTTGTTTGGCGCCCATGAGCTCTTCTCCATCCAGCAGGAGAACCGGCGAATTGGCCAGGTTTTCCACGCGCAGCTCGGGGACGGATCCCGATTCATTCACCTCCATGATCTTCAGCAGTTCTTTCTGCAGCGCCTCACCGAGCGGGAGGTATTCCGGCATGGGTTCGCTGTAGACGCGGATTGGAAAGACGGTCACGCCGCCATGCGATTGCGGCGCGCTGAGCTCGATGCTTGAAATCATCTCGCGTACGATGGTGTTCATAGTGCAGATCTCCGTAACATTTTAGCCGCCTGACGCAGCAAGGCGCGGAAACAGCACGAACGGACCGTTAATAACGAGGAAGCGCGGCAAAGGATCGCGTACATTCATGTCCGCGGCAACGGGAGCTCGAGAAATAAGGTGACGTAAGTGGCTCGGAATAGAATCCCGGCGTCCCCAAGAGCGGAAAGCACTGTGGACCCGCGCCTCTTCACATACACATCGATCACGAGATGTCTTGCGCACGTCCTGCCGCAGACAGGAATGTCCGCGATCCTGCTATTCACGCCCGTCTTGACCGAGTTTCGCCTCCAAGGCGGTGGGTGCTTCATTCCGCTAACGTCTTACCTATATTTGAAAATTCACACCGCGCCGCTGCATGCGCTGGTACTTGCGCGGTGCGAAACGAAACAGCTGGGCCGCCCGGTGCGATACATCCTTCTCTATCTCGTCCAGCGGCTCCAGGATGTCCAGCTTCTGAATCTTCTTCCTGAAGTTGCGCTTGTCGAGTTTCCGGCCCAGGATGACCTCGTACAGGTGTTGGAGCTCGCGCAATGCAAACTTCTCCGGAAGCAACTCAAAGCCGACCGGCTGACGCTGGACCCGGCTTCGCAGGCGATTGCGGGCGGCTTCAAGAATTTCCTGGTGATCGAAGGCCAGGCGGGGCGTCTCACCCACCGGAAACCACGCCGCATTGCGCGCATCCGTGGCTGCCCGCACGCGGTGATCCGAGAGCTTCACCAGCGCATAAAAGGCAATCGTGACGACCCGGCCGCGCGGATCGCGGTTGGGGGCGCCAAACGCGGCAACCTGCTCCAGATACACATTCCTGAGCCCGGTTTCCTCCTCCAGTTCACGCGTCACCGCTTCCTCCAGCGACTCGTCCATCCGCACAAACCCACCCGGCAACGCCCAACGCCCCTCAAACGGCTCGATGTCCCGCTGAATCAGCAGAACCCGAAGGTCCTCCTCATCCAACCCGAAAACGACCGCGTCAACCGTCAGCGCGGGCCGCGGATATTCATAGGTGAAAGACGGCACTGGACAATCCCGAAAGTAAGTGTGAAAACAACACTATCTGAAGCCAACAGAACGCAACGCCACGGGCGTTGCGAAGCTTCGTGTTAAATATACACTAAAGCGCCCCGCCTGTCAACTCCTCCAGCCGGCGCCGCGCAACGCCTCCCGCCAACGGCGGGCCGAAAGTGAAAAGGAACGCCACCACCCGGCCCCAGGCCGCCCCGATCCGCTCCGCGATCCCCCTGAACGCACCGAAGCAACACGGTGGCCGTCCCAACCGAACAAACAAAAAAGGCCCAACGAGTTATCCGCCAACTCGTTGGGCCTTAGATGCTTATATGGCGCGCCCGACAGGATTCGAACCTGTGGCCTCTTGCTCCGGAGGCAAGCGCTCTATCCAGCTGAGCTACGGGCGCCAATAGACGCGTATCCTACCATGATCCCGCGCGGAATGTCCACCGCCGCGCGCGGGTCTCGGGGTGCGGCGGGGTTGGGGGTGCGTGCGTGTCGCCGCTTGGTGTATCCTCGCCTTTTCAGGCAGCGCAGCAAGGAGAACGGCAGCATGAAGAGCGTTATCGTACAGGAATTCGGTGGGCCCGAGGTTTTGTCCGTGGAGGAGGTTCCGGTCCCGGCGCCGGGTTCCGGCGAGGTGCTGATCCGGGTGCACGCCGCCGGGGTCAACTACGCCGATATCATGCAGCGCGATGGCCTCTATCCCGGTGGCCCGAAGCCGCCCTATGGCGCGGGTTTCGAGGTCGCCGGCGTGGTGGAGAGCGTGGGGGAGGGCGTGACCCAGTGGCAGGCGGGCGACCCCGTGATGGCCTTCTGCGCCGCGGGCTACAGCGAGTTCGCCGTCGCCAAGGCCTGGCAGGTCATGCCGAAGCCCGAACAGCTTACCCACGCGCAGGCCGCCGCCGTCCCCTGCCAGTACCTTACCGCCTATCACGCCCTCCTCACCCTCGGGGGCCTCACCGGGCAGCAGACCGTGCTCATCCAGGCGGCCGCCGGCGGCCTGGGCACGCAGCTCGTCCAGATCGCGCGCAACACCGGCGCCACCGTCATCGGCACGGCCAGCACCCCGGAAAAATGCGCCCTGATCGAGTCGCTCGGCTGCCAACACGCCATCAACTACACCGAGGAAGACTTCGCCGCCGCTGTCCAGCGCATTACCGGCGGGCAGGGCTGCGATCTCGTCATTGAATCCGTCGGCGGCGCCGTGTTCGACAAAAGCCTCAAGTGCCTCAAGCCGCGCGGCATGCTGGTCACGCTCGGCGTCGCCAGCAAAGAGCCGCCCACGGTCAACGCCGTCCAGCTGCTCGCGAACAACTGGATCGTCGCCGGCTTCCACCTCATGGCCTACACCGCCGACGCGCCCGCCATGGCCTGCGCCATCCGCGATCTCCACACCTGGCTGATGGACGCCAAACTCGACATCATCGTCGGCCACGAATTCCCCCTGGCGGACGCCGCCTCGGCCCACCGCCAGATTTCCGCGCGCCAGACCTCCGGCAAGGTCGTGCTCATTCCCTGACGGGCTGAATCACCGCTCCATAGCCCTCGCAACGCGCCACGCATTATCCCCCCGGGTGACGCACGGGCAACTCCTCCAGTTCGCGGATCAAGCGGCCCCCCGCAAGCCGCCGGGCCTCCGCCGTGTTGAGGTAGCGCGGCGCCGGTTCAATCCCCACCCGGCCCAGGTCAAGCCGGTCCGCGTCAAAGCAGATCTGAATCGCCGGATCGTCGTGGTGGACCAGGTCCGTGTGCCACGTGCACGCGAAGATCAGCTGCGCCCGCGCCGCGTCATCGAGGAAGTCCAGCGCCGGCCGAAGATCGCGCGCAAACGCCGCGCCCCGCTCCCCATGTCCCGGATCGTGGCCGTCGTTCACCCGGCAGGCATCGTGAAACAGCGCAAACATGGAAATGACATCCGGGTTCACATTTGCGCTCCGCGCGAGGTACAGGCCGTTTCGCTCCACGCGGGCCCAGTGCCGCGGCCCGTGGATGCCGTGGGCGTCCGCGCCGCATTCCCGGATGACGCGGTCCCACAGCGCCGCGTGACGAAATTCATTCATTCCCTGCTCCTGCTTCGGCGCACCCCCGGGGGCGCATCCCAACGGCCCGGGCCTCACCGGCCCGCAAGGAAGAGGATACCACGACCGCCGCGTGCCCGGTTCAGCGCCCGCGACGCAGCGAAAATTGACACAGCGAAAAGGTGAAATCCGGCCCCGCGTCCCACTACACTACCGCCCCCGCCGCCCGCCCTGGGCGGTATCCGGAAACCCCAACGCCCGGCCCGCCGCGGCCGCCATGAAGGAAGCCCCATGTCCGAATCCATCCCCGCCCAGTTCGACGGCGTCAGCATCGTCTGCAAGGCCAACGTTTACTTCGACGGCAAGGTCGCCAGCCACACCGTGCTCTTTCCCGATGGAACGAAGAAGACCATCGGCCTCATCTATCCCGGCGCCTACACCTTCAATACCGCCGCCGCCGAGCGCATGGAAATCATCGCCGGGTCCTGCCGCGCAAAAATCGCCGGCGAAGACGCCCACCAGGCCTACAGCGCCGGCGCATCGTTCGACGTCCCCGCCAACGCCTCCTTCGAGATCGAAGTGGAGCACGGCGTCGCCGAGTACATCTGCTCCTTCCTGTAATCCCGCGGGCTACTTCACATCCTGGCGCTTCTTCATCAGGTCGGTCCAGGAAATGAGGATGACCCCTTCCTCCTCGATGACCTCCAGAATTCTCGGGTTCGTCAGGGCGGCGTAGTCACCGTACAGGTGGGTGCGCCCGCCCGTTATCTTGCCGATCACATCGTCGGGCTTGGTCAGGTGCACGACGAATTCCGTCACGCCCGGCTTCAGATTGCGAATCGCATCGACGAACTGCTCGGTCTTGTCCGTTGTGTCCCAGTTGTAGCTGGCCGCGTGCATATCGTCGAGCACGGGCAGGCCCGCCTCCCAGAGGGCCTCGATATGCGGCGCGCAGATCTCCACGAACTTCGGGTCCGCCGCGTAGGTGAAACCCTTCACGGGCCCGCCCACGATGCGGATCGGGATCTTCTTCTCGATGGCCACTTTCACATAGCGCTCCAGAAACGCCGGCTTCGAAAAGACGGACCACATATGGGAGTCCATGTGGGAGATTTTGATGCCCATCGTCTCCGCCCGGTCGATTTGCGCGCGGATTTCCATTTCCACCTCGTCCGCCGTGGCGTTTTCGCCCAGGAGCCTGTTGTTGTCCCACAGACAGCCCATCTCGTCCGCGAGCCCGGGAACCGCGCTCTTGCCCGCCACGGGCATGAAGCGGTAGTCGTCCCACTCAGAACACAGCGTCAGGTGGAGACCGGTGCAGACATCCGGGTTCGTCTTGAGGTAGTTGGCGAACATGGGCACCCACGGGCACGGCATCATCGCCGTGACCGACGTCACAATCCCCGCCTCGATCCCCTCGATGGATCCCTGGGTCGACGCATACGACATCCCGATATCGTCGCTGTTAATGATCAGAACCCGCGCGCCCGGCGGGTAGCCCAGCCGATCGGCAAAGTTCGGCTCCGCAAACGAGGGGAGGAGAAGGGACACGCCAGCGGCGGCGGCCAGGACAAGCGAAGGGCGCATGGGTCGGGTACTCCTGGGGTATGGACGGAACGCAAAAGAAGACGTGAATATGACGGAACGCGGCTAAGCGTAATGCCCCGACCATTTCGGACGCAAGCGAGCGAGTAACCGTTCGGCGACGTACAGCTTCCGCCCGTCCCGAAATGCGCGCCATGCCGTGCGCCGCCTCACCCCCATCGCCTCCCCAGGGGTGCCACGGACAAGCCCGCAAGGGCTTGCCCGTGCAACTCCCCCCAGGGACCGACACATCAAACCACCCCCACCCTTTATTCCGCCTCAACTCCCGTGCCACGCGATCGCGCCCCC
Protein-coding sequences here:
- a CDS encoding pyrimidine/purine nucleoside phosphorylase, which codes for MSESIPAQFDGVSIVCKANVYFDGKVASHTVLFPDGTKKTIGLIYPGAYTFNTAAAERMEIIAGSCRAKIAGEDAHQAYSAGASFDVPANASFEIEVEHGVAEYICSFL
- a CDS encoding NUDIX hydrolase, producing MPSFTYEYPRPALTVDAVVFGLDEEDLRVLLIQRDIEPFEGRWALPGGFVRMDESLEEAVTRELEEETGLRNVYLEQVAAFGAPNRDPRGRVVTIAFYALVKLSDHRVRAATDARNAAWFPVGETPRLAFDHQEILEAARNRLRSRVQRQPVGFELLPEKFALRELQHLYEVILGRKLDKRNFRKKIQKLDILEPLDEIEKDVSHRAAQLFRFAPRKYQRMQRRGVNFQI
- a CDS encoding quinone oxidoreductase; translated protein: MKSVIVQEFGGPEVLSVEEVPVPAPGSGEVLIRVHAAGVNYADIMQRDGLYPGGPKPPYGAGFEVAGVVESVGEGVTQWQAGDPVMAFCAAGYSEFAVAKAWQVMPKPEQLTHAQAAAVPCQYLTAYHALLTLGGLTGQQTVLIQAAAGGLGTQLVQIARNTGATVIGTASTPEKCALIESLGCQHAINYTEEDFAAAVQRITGGQGCDLVIESVGGAVFDKSLKCLKPRGMLVTLGVASKEPPTVNAVQLLANNWIVAGFHLMAYTADAPAMACAIRDLHTWLMDAKLDIIVGHEFPLADAASAHRQISARQTSGKVVLIP
- a CDS encoding polysaccharide deacetylase family protein; protein product: MRPSLVLAAAAGVSLLLPSFAEPNFADRLGYPPGARVLIINSDDIGMSYASTQGSIEGIEAGIVTSVTAMMPCPWVPMFANYLKTNPDVCTGLHLTLCSEWDDYRFMPVAGKSAVPGLADEMGCLWDNNRLLGENATADEVEMEIRAQIDRAETMGIKISHMDSHMWSVFSKPAFLERYVKVAIEKKIPIRIVGGPVKGFTYAADPKFVEICAPHIEALWEAGLPVLDDMHAASYNWDTTDKTEQFVDAIRNLKPGVTEFVVHLTKPDDVIGKITGGRTHLYGDYAALTNPRILEVIEEEGVILISWTDLMKKRQDVK